A single window of Gossypium hirsutum isolate 1008001.06 chromosome A10, Gossypium_hirsutum_v2.1, whole genome shotgun sequence DNA harbors:
- the LOC121208404 gene encoding serine/threonine-protein kinase D6PK, with the protein MESLVISSPKSQNPGSGIANSSSASTSGTLSSSRPPSPKQSGNEGPSSTSHGTTLSQGIRIIRHPNGSIGYQKHPCKTAYDNLQDEELPNMGKLYYDPSKGKSESVGKDEVLISTQMKVLTVESISSSFKHPIGDHISLNSSGSLESENILPGSCKGGVVQLNNHTGSEHEPNFCPSPSHSVCTGTNYTEAKPSFTNTEISNSCDVVESRKTSMYRGSTGSDVSDESGSSCLSSAIYKPHKANDIRWEAIQAVRSRKGDLDFKHFRVLRRLGCGDIGSVYLSELTGTQTYFAMKVMDKALLASRKKLLRAQTEREILQSLDHPFLPTLYTHFETEKLSCLVMEFCPGGDLHALRQRQPGKHFSEQGARFYVAEVLLALEYLHMLGIIYRDLKPENVLVREDGHIMLSDFDLSLRCAVSPTLVKSSNTTLESKHSSYCAQPACIEPTCVVQPDCIQPACFGPRFFSSKPKKEKKNKVKNETGHQVSPLPELIAEPTNARSMSFVGTHEYLAPEIIKGEGHGSAVDWWTFGIFLYELLFGKTPFKGNGNRATLFNVVGQPLRFPEYPNVSFAARDLIRGLLVKEPQHRLAYRRGATEVKQHPFFQSVNWALIRCANPPEVPKQAMMETPMNNKGPGLDVKPSGNYLEIDFF; encoded by the exons ATGGAATCACTTGTTATTTCTTCACCCAAGAGTCAAAATCCCGGTTCTGGTATAGCCAACAGTAGCTCTGCTTCGACATCCGGGACGCTGAGTTCTTCCCGGCCTCCGTCTCCGAAACAATCCGGGAACGAAGGGCCGTCTTCTACATCGCACGGTACTACTCTTAGTCAAGGCATAAGGATTATTCGACATCCGAACGGTTCTATAGGCTATCAAAAGCATCCATGCAAAACAGCCTATGACAACTTGCAGGATGAAGAATTGCCTAATATGGGAAAATTGTATTACGATCCGAGTAAGGGGAAATCCGAATCAGTGGGAAAGGACGAGGTCCTTATTTCGACCCAGATGAAGGTGTTGACAGTGGAAAGTATATCTAGTAGCTTCAAACATCCCATTGGTGATCATATCAGTTTGAATTCAAGTGGTTCATTGGAATCTGAAAATATTCTACCAGGTTCATGTAAAGGAGGTGTTGTGCAGTTGAACAACCATACCGGATCTGAACATGAACCGAACTTTTGTCCGAGTCCTTCACATAGTGTGTGCACCGGCACAAATTATACTGAAGCCAAACCAAGTTTCACCAACACAGAAATTAGTAATTCGTGTGATGTGGTCGAGAGTAGGAAGACAAGCATGTATCGAGGGAGTACTGGCAGCGATGTTAGCGATGAAAGCGGCTCTAGTTGTCTAAGCAGTGCCATCTACAAGCCCCACAAAGCAAATGATATAAGATGGGAAGCAATTCAAGCTGTGAGATCCCGAAAGGGAGACTTGGACTTTAAGCACTTTAGGGTGTTGAGGAGACTCGGATGTGGGGATATAGGTAGCGTTTATCTATCGGAATTGACAGGCACTCAAACTTATTTTGCGATGAAGGTTATGGATAAAGCTCTTTTGGCGAGTCGTAAGAAGCTTCTCCGAGCCCAGACAGAAAGAGAGATTCTGCAATCTCTGGATCACCCCTTCCTACCGACCTTGTATACGCATTTTGAGACCGAGAAGCTGTCTTGCTTGGTCATGGAGTTCTGCCCTGGAGGAGATTTGCACGCACTCAGGCAAAGACAACCTGGAAAGCACTTTTCAGAGCAAGGTGCCAG ATTTTATGTGGCGGAAGTTCTCCTTGCTTTGGAGTATCTTCACATGCTTGGGATCATATACAGAGATCTTAAGCCGGAGAACGTTTTGGTGAGAGAAGATGGACATATAATGCTTTCAGATTTTGACCTCTCTCTTAGATGTGCTGTCTCTCCTACTCTGGTCAAGTCCTCGAACACGACCCTGGAATCAAAACATTCCTCGTACTGTGCTCAACCTGCATGCATTGAGCCAACTTGTGTGGTGCAGCCGGATTGTATCCAACCTGCATGTTTTGGACCACGTTTTTTTTCAAGCAAGccgaagaaagaaaagaagaacaaagTAAAGAACGAAACGGGCCATCAAGTGAGTCCTCTTCCTGAGCTCATAGCGGAACCTACCAATGCTCGATCGATGTCCTTCGTGGGCACTCATGAATACTTGGCACCAGAGATCATTAAAGGTGAAGGGCACGGAAGTGCTGTAGACTGGTGGACATTTGGGATCTTTCTATATGAACTTTTGTTCGGTAAAACACCATTCAAGGGCAATGGTAACCGGGCAACTCTCTTTAACGTGGTTGGCCAGCCATTGAGATTTCCAGAGTATCCAAATGTAAGCTTTGCTGCTAGGGACTTGATTAGAGGTTTACTTGTAAAGGAACCGCAGCATCGGCTTGCTTATAGGCGTGGGGCTACCGAAGTTAAACAGCACCCATTCTTTCAGAGTGTGAATTGGGCACTCATTCGATGTGCAAATCCACCCGAAGTGCCAAAGCAAGCCATGATGGAAACACCTATGAATAACAAAGGTCCGGGTTTAGATGTGAAGCCTTCAGGTAATTATTTAGAGATTGATTTCTTTTGA
- the LOC107897560 gene encoding uncharacterized protein isoform X1 has translation MGVPLRSGNVIKPSEMTRLTITTFAGVFLGFLIGVSFPTLSLTKINFPSSLFLSIDLTYIEDKHSGLSTRKLFSALSSLKDDKVVMVASNKSEKTKIWIPTNPRGAERLPPGIITSESDFYLHRLWGQPSEDLTIKPKYLVTFTVGYNQKSNIDAAVKKFSENFTIMLFHYDGLTTEWDEFEWSKRAIHVSVQKQTKWWYAKRFLHPDIAVPYDYIFIWDEDLGVENFDAEEYIKLVRRHGLEISQPGLDANSASLTWAMTRKRDNTEVHMDTEERPGWCSDQHLPPCASFVEIMATVFSRDAWRCVWHMIQNDLVHGWGLDFALRKCVEPSHEKIGVVDAQWIVHQGVPSLGNQGQPVGRKASWQGVRERCRKEWTMFQDRMTAAEKAYYEAVESNPF, from the exons ATGGGAGTTCCCTTACGAAG TGGTAATGTAATTAAACCAAGTGAGATGACGAGGCTTACTATAACAACTTTTGCTGGAGTTTTTTTGGGATTCCTTATAGGAGTATCCTTTCCAACACTTTCATTAACTAAG aTAAATTTTCCATCCAGCCTATTCCTTTCCATTGATCTAACGTATATTGAGGACAAACATTCTGGTCTTTCAACACGAAAACTATTTAGTGCTTTGAGCTCTCTCAAGGATGATAAGGTTGTCATGGTAGCATCTAACAAATCTGAGAAGACAAAG ATCTGGATTCCAACAAATCCACGGGGTGCTGAAAGACTTCCACCTGGCATAATCACATCGGAGTCAGATTTCTATCTCCATCGATTATGGGGTCAGCCAAGTGAG GACTTGACCATCAAACCAAAGTATCTCGTAACTTTTACCGTTGGTTATAATCAGAAAAGCAATATCGATGCAGCTGTGAAAAAG TTTTCTGAGAACTTCACTATTATGTTGTTTCATTACGATGGCCTGACCACTGAATGGGATGAATTTGAGTGGTCGAAGCGAGCTATTCACGTGAGCGTTCAAAAGCAGACTAAATG GTGGTATGCAAAGCGGTTTTTGCACCCCGACATTGCTGTGCCCTATGACTACATTTTTATATGGGATGAGGATCTTGGGGTTGAGAATTTTGATGCGGAGGA ATACATAAAACTTGTCCGAAGACATGGTTTAGAAATATCACAGCCTGGTTTAGATGCAAATAGCGCATCATTGACATGGGCAATGACAAGGAAGAGAGACAACACTGAAGTTCACAT GGATACAGAGGAGAGACCTGGCTGGTGTTCTGATCAACATTTGCCTCCTTGCGCATC ATTTGTCGAGATCATGGCTACCGTCTTCTCTCGGGATGCATGGCGATGCGTTTGGCATATGATTCAG AATGACTTGGTTCATGGATGGGGTTTGGATTTCGCTCTTCGGAAATGCGTAGAG CCGTCTCATGAGAAAATAGGTGTTGTTGATGCTCAGTGGATTGTTCATCAAGGTGTACCGTCTCTCGGGAACCAG GGGCAACCGGTGGGCAGAAAGGCATCATGGCAAGGG GTGAGGGAAAGGTGTAGGAAAGAATGGACTATGTTCCAAGATCGGATGACTGCTGCAGAGAAAGCATATTATGAAGCAGTAGAATCAAATCCTTTTTAA
- the LOC107897560 gene encoding uncharacterized protein isoform X2, giving the protein MGVPLRSGNVIKPSEMTRLTITTFAGVFLGFLIGVSFPTLSLTKINFPSSLFLSIDLTYIEDKHSGLSTRKLFSALSSLKDDKVVMVASNKSEKTKIWIPTNPRGAERLPPGIITSESDFYLHRLWGQPSEDLTIKPKYLVTFTVGYNQKSNIDAAVKKFSENFTIMLFHYDGLTTEWDEFEWSKRAIHVSVQKQTKWWYAKRFLHPDIAVPYDYIFIWDEDLGVENFDAEEYIKLVRRHGLEISQPGLDANSASLTWAMTRKRDNTEVHMDTEERPGWCSDQHLPPCASFVEIMATVFSRDAWRCVWHMIQNDLVHGWGLDFALRKCVEPSHEKIGVVDAQWIVHQGVPSLGNQVL; this is encoded by the exons ATGGGAGTTCCCTTACGAAG TGGTAATGTAATTAAACCAAGTGAGATGACGAGGCTTACTATAACAACTTTTGCTGGAGTTTTTTTGGGATTCCTTATAGGAGTATCCTTTCCAACACTTTCATTAACTAAG aTAAATTTTCCATCCAGCCTATTCCTTTCCATTGATCTAACGTATATTGAGGACAAACATTCTGGTCTTTCAACACGAAAACTATTTAGTGCTTTGAGCTCTCTCAAGGATGATAAGGTTGTCATGGTAGCATCTAACAAATCTGAGAAGACAAAG ATCTGGATTCCAACAAATCCACGGGGTGCTGAAAGACTTCCACCTGGCATAATCACATCGGAGTCAGATTTCTATCTCCATCGATTATGGGGTCAGCCAAGTGAG GACTTGACCATCAAACCAAAGTATCTCGTAACTTTTACCGTTGGTTATAATCAGAAAAGCAATATCGATGCAGCTGTGAAAAAG TTTTCTGAGAACTTCACTATTATGTTGTTTCATTACGATGGCCTGACCACTGAATGGGATGAATTTGAGTGGTCGAAGCGAGCTATTCACGTGAGCGTTCAAAAGCAGACTAAATG GTGGTATGCAAAGCGGTTTTTGCACCCCGACATTGCTGTGCCCTATGACTACATTTTTATATGGGATGAGGATCTTGGGGTTGAGAATTTTGATGCGGAGGA ATACATAAAACTTGTCCGAAGACATGGTTTAGAAATATCACAGCCTGGTTTAGATGCAAATAGCGCATCATTGACATGGGCAATGACAAGGAAGAGAGACAACACTGAAGTTCACAT GGATACAGAGGAGAGACCTGGCTGGTGTTCTGATCAACATTTGCCTCCTTGCGCATC ATTTGTCGAGATCATGGCTACCGTCTTCTCTCGGGATGCATGGCGATGCGTTTGGCATATGATTCAG AATGACTTGGTTCATGGATGGGGTTTGGATTTCGCTCTTCGGAAATGCGTAGAG CCGTCTCATGAGAAAATAGGTGTTGTTGATGCTCAGTGGATTGTTCATCAAGGTGTACCGTCTCTCGGGAACCAG GTCCTTTAA
- the LOC107897559 gene encoding GDSL esterase/lipase At5g14450 produces MEFARLIFAGILISLLSNRVAAMAADLPPCKFKAIYNFGDSNSDTGAISAAIFPRQWPNGETFFRKPAGRVCDGRLIIDFIAERLGLPLLSSYLDSIGSNFRHGANFAAGGSTIVPQNKTIAESGLSPFALNVQIFQFDQFKARTSDLYKEKKKHSCRIQVLPRSKEFGDALYVVDIGQNDIAYGLRTVGDAQLLASIPDIINQLVLAVQHLYTQGARTFWIHNTGPVGCLPSTLLTITNPPPGFLDNHGCVKSQNDIAQEFNRQLKSRVMKLRTDLPHAAITYVDIYAAKYGLISSSKQHGFVEARKICCGYHKNGIDVGCGGILALPNGTQISGPSCEDPSTYISWDGVHYTEAANHWIAGRLINGSFSDPPIPITRACYTTS; encoded by the exons ATGGAGTTTGCAAGACTTATCTTTGCTGGGATATTGATTTCATTGCTTTCGAATAGGGTGGCTGCCATGGCCGCGGATTTACCACCTTGCAAGTTCAAAGCAATTTACAACTTCGGTGATTCAAATTCCGACACCGGAGCTATATCAGCCGCCATTTTCCCTCGCCAATGGCCCAACGGTGAAACTTTCTTTCGAAAGCCAGCTGGAAGAGTCTGCGATGGGCGACTTATAATTGATTTCATTG CTGAACGCCTTGGATTGCCGTTGTTGAGTTCGTATTTGGATTCAATCGGATCAAACTTCCGGCACGGGGCTAATTTTGCGGCAGGTGGATCAACCATTGTTCCTCAAAACAAAACTATAGCTGAGAGTGGATTAAGTCCATTTGCTCTTAATGTTCAGATATTTCAATTCGATCAATTTAAGGCACGAACTTCAGATCTTTACAAAG aaaagaaaaaacattCATGTAGAATCCAGGTTCTTCCTCGATCTAAGGAGTTCGGAGATGCACTGTATGTGGTGGATATAGGGCAAAATGACATTGCTTATGGACTCCGCACGGTCGGTGATGCGCAGCTTCTCGCATCCATTCCCGACATCATTAACCAATTGGTTCTGGCAGTGCAG CACCTATATACACAAGGAGCAAGAACGTTTTGGATACATAATACAGGCCCAGTTGGTTGCTTGCCCTCTACTTTGCTCACCATCACCAATCCTCCCCCTGGGTTTCTCGACAACCATGGATGTGTCAAATCCCAAAACGACATCGCCCAAGAGTTCAACAGGCAGCTCAAAAGTAGAGTCATGAAGCTTAGGACAGATCTCCCACATGCTGCAATCACATATGTTGATATCTATGCCGCAAAATATGGACTCATCAGCAGCTCTAAACAACATG GGTTTGTTGAAGCACGAAAGATATGCTGTGGGTATCACAAGAATGGAATCGATGTAGGATGTGGGGGAATATTAGCCTTACCAAATGGGACTCAAATTTCTGGACCTTCATGTGAAGACCCTTCAACATATATCAGCTGGGATGGTGTCCACTACACTGAGGCTGCCAATCATTGGATTGCAGGTCGTTTAATTAATGGTTCATTTTCAGATCCTCCTATTCCAATCACCCGTGCTTGTTACACTACTTCATGA